One Saccharomyces kudriavzevii IFO 1802 strain IFO1802 genome assembly, chromosome: 7 DNA segment encodes these proteins:
- the SKDI07G5210 gene encoding uncharacterized protein (similar to Saccharomyces cerevisiae YGR273C and YMR295C; ancestral locus Anc_5.29) — MLHFKSSDKSDRDDDMSGVKLRSSSLTAPILEAVQEAQPFEEATFSNFQKNHPLTENSTCNAYAIYDTDGNLKPMKDTFGRDITTPDISNPTRPRDERPIDTIRGFEYSITKDPRWLQELETSQLGFKARPGFSVINPGSEASVNLPQLEEKVIENQKHAKKHSRSWFSRLVGR; from the coding sequence atgctACATTTTAAAAGTTCAGATAAGAGTGACAGAGATGATGACATGTCAGGGGTTAAATTACGTTCGTCCTCATTAACCGCCCCAATTCTTGAAGCTGTTCAGGAAGCCCAGCCTTTTGAAGAAGCCACATTTTCTAACTTCCAAAAGAACCATCCTCTAACCGAAAACTCAACATGCAATGCTTATGCTATTTATGATACAGATGGCAATTTGAAGCCCATGAAAGATACGTTCGGCAGAGATATAACTACACCCGACATTTCAAATCCAACAAGACCTAGAGACGAACGGCCTATAGACACCATACGTGGATTTGAATACTCCATAACGAAAGATCCGCGCTGGTTACAAGAGCTGGAAACATCCCAACTGGGATTTAAGGCCAGACCTGGATTTTCCGTCATCAATCCAGGTTCGGAAGCTTCAGTAAATTTACCCcaactggaagaaaaagtgaTAGAAAACCAGAAGCATGCGAAGAAACATTCCAGATCATGGTTTTCTCGGTTGGTTGGGAGATAA